The genomic segment CCATTGGGAAGACTCCGATGGATCGCGTTGTTGCACCCCCAACGCAACCATCATACGCATCTCTCGCGAAACGACGTAGATCTCGCCGGGGCGTGCATGACGCAGCACGAAGAGGGCGAGCACAGGACGCTCGCGTCGGTTCAGGAATTCCGCTCCGTCTTGGAAGGGGTGTGAGGTTGAGACGGTCCAACTGcgcactgcgcgcacacgcctcacACAGCAGCCCCGGTCATTGCCTTCCCACCTCCAATACAATGGCCCCCGCCTTACGGGGCTGCCGCACCCACAATGCGACGCCTACGTGGCACAGGGCGCTCCGATGGCGCCCGCATCCCCGAAGGGTGACCGCGAGCAGAGGCAAGCGGCGGAATAAGAACACGCATGTGCTCCCCACGCCTCGAATACGCGCCATCGTGCTCCCGTGCAGGTTACTCGGCTGTCACAGcctgaagaggaggaggggccaTCCTGCACGTCCTACAAATTCTACCCGAGACCAGCCCATCGACGCCTACCAGCGGCCAGAGAAGAGCGGAGGGGAGCCCCTTTGCACACGGCACTGGTCGAAGCGATGCACATTGCCGATCTGTGCGGCGAGATGAGGAGCAAGAGGCAGCAACGGATGCGGTGCGTGGGAAGTACCCCCGACCAGTGCCCCCGCGCGTTCCCAGAAAGTGTCACTCCCACACCGCCAGTGACAGACGCGGATGTCGaggcccctcccctcactgGCAGCAACCATTATGGTGTGCCGAGCGCAGCACCGACCCCTCTCCTTGAATGGGCGATCGCCATCGtgaaggagaagaaaggTCGTCTCAGATGGCGCCCCCCTCATTCTCTGGCTGCGACAAGTCGACACAGCTGGCCAGATGAGCAGCGTTACAACGCGGGGGTGGGTCTGGATGCACAGCCAGGGGAGAACTCGTGCTCGAcgactgtgtgtgttggggaacggtggtggtggtggtggggggggggacggaTCTGGCAAGGTCACCTTTTCCAGGTGCTTCTTTCCGTGCATCTGCGGCCGCTCTTGAGCCTGCGAACCAGGGACGGCTCCGTGCATCAGCGAAGAGCGCACCCGAATGAGCTTGGCCGTTGGCCCAGAGGTGATGCGGGTGGTGACAGCAACATCGGCCTGCCATCCTATGCGGGCCAAGCGACCCGCCTCCGAAATTCACGTGTAGGTCTCCATCGACAGCATCCAACGGACGGGTGGTCGACAGGCGGTAGAGACAGCCCTGCAGACAACGCAAGCCGCAACCCCGCTTACCACACAAAACGGGTGCTGGCTAACGACGTggcgaggggtgggtggtgatGGATAAGAAAAGGCGCACCCCGCGCTGTCGtccaacccccccccctccacacaccaccaagaaaaacgaaacagCAATTCAGCAAAAGTGGACTACACACTTCagcttcccctcccccccctcttgaCTGCCTGGCAACGTGCAGCATGTCGATGAAACCCTCATCGAATCATCGACGTTCCTCTTCCGTTTCCCCATTCTTCTCTGATGCCACATTAGCGCGGGGCAGCAGACCGTCATGTAAGCACCTAGAAAGACAGCGACACGTGCGGTTGGTCATACGCGGGCTATCTGCGCACCTCTTCACCTCCCTGGTACGAAACCCTCGCCGATCATGACGTTTTCAAGTAGAGCGAATGGCCCACTGCTTGTGCCGCCATCGAATTTCTCCATGGTGGAGGATGGCGTCTACCGCAGCGCCTACCCAACGGAGGAAAATGTGCTTTACCTGCGCCACATCGGCATTACGAATCTTGTGCTTCTCTCTATTGAGCAGCTGCCGGGCCCGGTGAAGCGGTTGCTCGGATCGGAGGTTACCGGGAAGGCCGCCACCAACTGCCTCACGCGTGGCCCCATTCGCATTATTAATATTGTGGACATGCGCACCTGGCGCGCGGATGGGGTGAATAGTGGTGACGACTTTAGCCCCCGCGACGTGACCCGTGCGTTGGACTTTGCAGTGGACCGGCGATGGCATCCGGTGCTCTTCGCTTGCCCTCTCGGCGAGCTACAAACGAACGTGCTGATCGGGTGCATGAGGCGCTACCAACACTGGGCCCTCTCGGCCATCTTCAGCGAGTGTGAACTCTACACGAGCGTGTGCCGCACTCTGCGGCAGTCGATACTGCTCTTCATTGAGTCCTGGGACCCCGCCAATCACCCCGTTAGTGCGGTGAATATTCAGTACCGTAATCGCAAAATGGCGCTGCGGGAGCGCTTGCGTGCGCACCAGGATCGCCGAAAgcaccggcacgctgccgcgttCGACCACGACCGCGACAGAACGAGCGAATCCGACTCCTTCGAAGACTCCGCGGGggaggtggagcaggaggcaCCGCTGAGCGTCATGAGCGACCTACTTGACCAAAACTCCGCAGACGgccagcacagcagcaccgttTCGTCCACACAGTGGACCTTTAGTGAGGTGAGTGTAAGAtcgacgtcgctgccgatgaAAGTGAAGGTGCCGAACCCAGACGCCGCTTTCATCTCGACAAGTGGACAACGCCCGCCAATGATGATGCGGcgggcggctgccgctgccgcggcggcgcgactCCGCGAGCAGCAGGACCAGCAGCTTCACAAAAAAGCGTCAGCGAGTGAAGCAGACGAGCAGGCGAGTGTTGTgcagatggaggagggcaagGTGGCCGGCGTGATCTGGGCAGAGTGGTACCTGGAAGCCCTTCGTGCCGCTGAGGAACTGAAGGCCTGCACATACAGCTCGCCGTGCATGTCCTACAGTGGTGCCGATGCGTGCTTCGGAGCCGAGCTTCCACCACCGCATGTGCTCTATGCCGGCGTGCGCAATCCGCCCGCGCTCGATGCCCGCTCCACCTTCACCAAGGAGTCCATCGTCGAGGAAGATGATGACTAGGGCGCGtcgtgtgtgggggggggtggcgaGGGGGGCagttgtctctctctgtctctcccgATCttcctcgtgtgtgtgctgccctgcgcgcagcgtcgtcatTCTGAGTGTGCTGCAGGAGATAGAAAACGTGGTGGGGAGAGTGGGACGTTACCGCTACTCTTTTCTATCGTCGTCCTCTCGCTGCAGGCACGCACGGAGGGCGACCCTCGGGCTCCGCTTGTTGTTCTACTCCGTCCCCTGCCGCGTGTGGGCCGTGTGTCGGCTTTTTCCAACAGGTTTAGGTATTTCTGCGTGCACCTCCTTTTCAACTCTCCGGCTGTCCTGAGGCATACCGGGTGTGAGCGTCCGAGCTGCCACCATggaccaaaaaaaaaaaacagcaacgaaaaagaaaaacataCAGCGCAGTCGTAAAGGACGTGTGACAGGGTGTCTTGTGAACATCTTCCTCGCGAACCGCAAGTAGagccctcctccctcacactCACTTCCTGATCTCTCTTTCTTCAGTGTATACCACTCTGATGTGAAGTGTGCTGTGTATCGTGCCGCGTGCATAttattatttttttttcgttatTCTGCAGTTGTATATGCTCAGAGCATGCGTCACGGCTTTCATTCCTTTGCCTGCTGTGTATCGTACGCACGaacactcacacacacacacacatacacacgagCGCAAAGGCATGGCCTCTCCTGAGGctggggtggggtggaggagatgcTTCGCTCGTGGGGCCTCAGTCGCTTTGCGCGCTACACGAATGCGTCAGCATTTTATGCGCGTCGTTCTCAGAGCTGCGCCAACCGTCTCCGCTCGTCTCtcaccctcttctccctcgtACGCTTCCACTTGGCTGCTATTTCTTGTAGTCTTTCCCCGGGGACTAGCTGCCTGTCGTGCTCGCGCTCTCACtgatggtgccgcagcgtcgccgtcctGTGTAAAATAGAAAACGCAAAGGAGCTTCTACCGCATTCCCACTCCCTTCCCCAGTGCGTCGATAGCCAGGCACTTGCCTCAAAGCTTTCCGGCTGTTGACGTCGCCGGGCGGGTACACGCAGGAGcggacacagacacacacccacaTAAACGCTCATACAGCGGCAGTGACGCCGGACGTCTCTTCTCTGAGACTGACTCGTGCTGTCCGCCCCTTCTTCTTTCCTTTTGTCTCTCCGCTTGCTGGTTTCTGCGTAGTTGTCGCGGACGGGGTGGGGCTGCTGGTCGGAGGTGGCCCAACGACGCTAAAGCTTGTCGATTGAGACGCGTCGTCGAGCCAGAGGCCGCTGTGCCGTTGCTGTGGCCGCTTTTATGCGTCTTTCCCGCATACCCGCATACACGTACACAATACACCAGACGTGAAGGGAGTTTGCAGTCGGCGCGCGCGGGCGCTTTTGTTGtttacgtgtgtgtgtgtgtgtttgtgtgtgtgtgttcttttttttcattTCCtttttggtggtggtgtatgcgttcgtttctttttttttccccgTTAAGTGTGTGCGAATGTGTtgcagggagggagggctgGCAAAGGAAGAGCGAACAGTAATCGGGTGGGTATCCACAACGGCAGCGAAACAACAGGAAAACggagaaaaagaagacgcCTGGCGCCACCGTTTTCGCAGCAGAACTGCTGAACTCTTCGCTCCAGGCAGTGCGATTGCGTACTCATActcggaggcggcgcgcagtTCAGGTgggctccccctccccttagCCCGTATTACCACCATCCCACAGCGTGCGTTCATTCGAACTTCTTTTGCTATTGTGGTCTCTGCTGAAGTCTGTCACTGAGCTCATTCGGGGAGCTGAGGTGCTGGAGTGCGGCTCTTGTTGCTTCACAGATAATTGGATTGAGGGCGCAAGAAACATGCGTGCGAAGCGGCCGCTCCGCAAGTCGGGGCTGTACTTCGACCTGGCCGGGCTCATGGATCACGCAGCCCCTGAGTtgcaggtgcagcagaagAATGAGCAGGAGCTCAACAAGTTCTTCATCGACGTGGATGACAATATTGTTTCACCAATGATCACGACAGGCCCGAGCTTTCGCACGACGAACACGGCGGGTCCGTCGAGCAACAACTCCACGGTCGAATCGACGGCAAGGGAGATGGCAGGCATCGGCGGCAACGCGTCGGTGGAGAAGAGGACGATGGTGTCCCCGCAAAACGAGGCCAAGTTCATTCACGTCAATGACACCAACATCTTCGTACTGATTGACGGCATCTCAATGTTTGTGGAAGGAAAGAGCACGTTCACCGGGACAGAGGACGCACGCCTGCTGGTAGAACGACTGCGGCAGAAGAAACTCGCCCGTTCCGTGGACACGGTTCAGGAGGCAATCTTGAACATTCAAATGTCGGCTGACCACTGCGGCCGCAAAGAAACAGCACCAGTGGTATCTGCCGTCCCCTCCGGCTCCCCTGTTGTGCCAGCAAAGGCATCGCTAGGGCAGTCCACAGCGAACACTCTCCGAAtgagcgcgccgccgcttcagagcgccgtcgccccAACTGCGGTacctgtgccgctgccgcccccaAAGCCGGTCCCCATCGCGAATCCGTGGGCGTCGCTGTTTGAAGACGCCAAGGTGCCTCCTGGCTCGCCTCTGTTTCGCTCCTTCAAGGCCAAGTCTCTaggcagcaccagcagctaCGGCTTTCCTCCTGTGCACAGCACGCAGCTGTGTGAGAGCGCCGAAACGGGTGCCACGTTGTCCTCGCCTGCGACGACGATTTCGCCTGTGACGGTGACCACCCCGACATCAGCGTTGTCGCCCACCAATGGCTTCAACGCCTCTAGCCGTCTCACACACTCCGTCAGCTTCTCCAGTCTGCGTCATCAGGACAGCTCGTCCTCCCTCCTGTCAACAACCTCGGGCGCCGgtcaccgccacggcgggcacgccagccgcggcgcagcggcgcggcgggcaaAGCAAATTGCGGCGGAGGAGATCGGCCACAGCAACTGCTCGCTTGACATGGATGAGGTGGTGGTTGAGGTGATGATTGGCAAAGGCACTCAGGGAACGGTGTTCCGAGTCCGCTTGGATGGCAAGCTGTACGCTCTCAAGTGCATGAACATTGACGAGGCGATGAACGCGACGAACGACGTGGAGCGGCAGGGGTACAAGAAAGGGCTCGTGAAGGAGTTGACCATGATCACTCTGCAACGATCGCGTCCACCGCCGGCTTACCTCATGCAAATGTTCAACGCAGTGGCGTCGCTCGATgcagagaagaagcagcTGAGCATCCTGATGGAGCTGATGTCCTTCACAGTGGAGAACATTCAGCAGATGGTCTCTCGCATCCCTAGCGAGGAGTTGATGCGGGTCACTCAGTCGACGTTTCGAAACTACATGTCGGGCGACCCGTCAGCGCAGCAGGCAATGAGGGAGTGTTGCAAGGACCAGCTGCTTTATGGGTCTCCACGGCATGCTCTGGGCCGCAGCACATACAAGGAGCCGGCCACATGGGAAAAGAACGTGAAGCGTGAGACACCGATGCCGGAGGTGCTACTCTCAATGCTGG from the Leishmania major strain Friedlin complete genome, chromosome 32 genome contains:
- a CDS encoding putative protein kinase codes for the protein MRAKRPLRKSGLYFDLAGLMDHAAPELQVQQKNEQELNKFFIDVDDNIVSPMITTGPSFRTTNTAGPSSNNSTVESTAREMAGIGGNASVEKRTMVSPQNEAKFIHVNDTNIFVLIDGISMFVEGKSTFTGTEDARLLVERLRQKKLARSVDTVQEAILNIQMSADHCGRKETAPVVSAVPSGSPVVPAKASLGQSTANTLRMSAPPLQSAVAPTAVPVPLPPPKPVPIANPWASLFEDAKVPPGSPLFRSFKAKSLGSTSSYGFPPVHSTQLCESAETGATLSSPATTISPVTVTTPTSALSPTNGFNASSRLTHSVSFSSLRHQDSSSSLLSTTSGAGHRHGGHASRGAAARRAKQIAAEEIGHSNCSLDMDEVVVEVMIGKGTQGTVFRVRLDGKLYALKCMNIDEAMNATNDVERQGYKKGLVKELTMITLQRSRPPPAYLMQMFNAVASLDAEKKQLSILMELMSFTVENIQQMVSRIPSEELMRVTQSTFRNYMSGDPSAQQAMRECCKDQLLYGSPRHALGRSTYKEPATWEKNVKRETPMPEVLLSMLARDVLMGLNELHTDYSIIHCDLKPANVMLCCDQQKFKLADFGCGSVMEDRQHVERRGIDLGTILYKAPERFAANILHRIADIDDGGTGEAVVFTAKADVWSLGIMLMELAAGIHPCDQFKSDFWNYGTMLKLSKMTKPLNWSESFYDFILRSVCVDVSLRWSVQQLLKHPFVIKFNHVPREKLKQFVQRLEADSKTFHKRQQSELLKEQILLSTTRRHKDTFQLQSRKVWSTYTAYLKQAPPTKDQTMFPELRHT